In Lonchura striata isolate bLonStr1 chromosome 2, bLonStr1.mat, whole genome shotgun sequence, a single genomic region encodes these proteins:
- the RSPH1 gene encoding radial spoke head 1 homolog → MSDLGSEDAGEAAEGIGEYEGGRDDEGQRHGFGKARLPNGDTYEGEYEHGLRSGQGTYRFKNGALYTGNYLQNKKHGKGVFFYPDGSKYEGDWVDDQRQGYGEYLYANGDTYTGEWANNKRHGQGTYVYKDTGSKYVGCWVNGIQDGPAELVHLNHRFKGRFLNGKPLGRGKFIFDIGCEQHGEYIQPVEEKEEDEEDEPPLPLEPIWKVSEITKLTPWSPHDEELLIPREAAVTEEGEDHPASDAGEEGEERIEEGEGRAEEEVNQDQEDQEITDFGG, encoded by the exons atGTCGGACCTGGGCTCCGAGGACGCCGGCGAGGCCGCGGAGGGCATCGGG GAGTACGAAGGCGGTCGCGACGACGAAGGGCAGCGGCACGGCTTTGGGAAGGCGCGGCTGCCCAATGGTGACACCTACGAAGGGGAATACGAGCATGGGTTGAGGAGCGGACAG GGGACCTACAGGTTTAAAAACGGCGCTCTCTACACCGGGAACTAccttcaaaacaaaaagcatgGCAAAGGTGTCTTTTTTTATCCAGATGGATCAAAATATGAAG GAGACTGGGTGGATGACCAGAGACAGGGCTATGGAGAATATCTGTATGCAAATGGAGACACCTATACTGGAGAATGGGCTAACAACAAGAG GCATGGGCAAGGCACATATGTCTATAAAGACACAGGATCTAAGTATGTTGGTTGTTGGGTAAATGGAATCCAGGATGGACCAGCTGAACTTGTCCACCTAAACCACAGATTTAAGGGCAGGTTTCTCAATGGAAAG CCTTTAGGTCGTGGCAAATTCATCTTTGATATTGGATGTGAGCAGCATGGTGAATACATACAACCAGTGGAG GAAaaagaggaggatgaagaagatgaacCCCCACTACCTCTTGAACCAATATGGAAAGTATCTGAAATTACCAAATTAACACCCTGGTCTCCCCATGATGAGGAGTTACTAATccccagagaagcagcag TCACTGAGGAGGGTGAAGATCACCCAGCAAGTGatgcaggagaggaaggtgaggaAAGGATAGAGGAAGGtgagggaagggcagaggaAGAAGTAAATCAAGATCAGGAGGATCAAG AAATTACTGATTTCGGAGGATGA